From the genome of Zalophus californianus isolate mZalCal1 chromosome 5, mZalCal1.pri.v2, whole genome shotgun sequence:
agagtctatccgacagagccacccaggcgccatccCCCACCATCACTATTTAGTGAGGGGAAGGGGTTCCTGGGATCATGGAGGAGTCAAACTAATAATGAGGAAAATTGGGATACCTGACATTTATCGAGCATGATGCTAAGTGTCTTGCGTGGGTCATCACACGCAGGCAGGGAATATTCCCAGGTTACCACTGAGGAAACAGGCTTGGGGTGGTGAAGTAACACACTCTGGGCCACACACTTGGGGGGTGTGGACGGGGGTGCCACTGGGGCAGTCTCACCCCAGAGCTGCACTCTTAACTGCATACAGCTTTCTGTACTTGGGACCCTCGGGATGTCGATGTCTGGCCTGTGTTCCTGAAGCTTCCTTGTGTCCCACCTGGGAGGCAGCGGGATGGTGCAGAGAGCACAGTCAGGGACTTGGAGACCTCAGAACCAGCCTGCCCTGCATTTCCAATGATGTCCAGGGAGCACGGGGAGATAACAAAAGCAACCAAGCATCTGGAACATGCACATAAGGAGCTATAACAAGACTGTCCTACTTACACCAAGGACAGGCTTTCCCAAACACGGTGGAGAAGCAGCTTATGGTCCAAAGGCAGCTTTTTGGGCAAATCCGTGCATGCCTGAAACCATCCTGGAAGATTCCAAGGAAAGCGTCAAGCCAGAAGCAACATCCAGTCTCTTAAGGAGGCTGGGGCAGCGGTCTGTTCCTCCCAGAGCTGGTCGCTCCTGGTTCCGTGCTAACACCAGATAAAGCAGTCGCTTGTGTCTGGTGGAAACCATGTACTTAAAGCCTAAATGCTCCCTGGGGACCATGCAGAACAAACCCAACCATTCCTCCCAAAGGCCCCTAAGAGATGGACAGGCACAGTCCCGGGCCCAGAAGCATTGTGCATTCCACAGCCCTCTGCCATCCTGGAAGCCTCTTCTAGCCTTGCCCCATCCAATatgttccttccctctctgccatgGTTCCCAGAACTGAGCCCTCCGGGCAAAATGGGATTCTcacctcctttgttgaagatgtTGTGCTCCTGTTGATGATCCTGCACTGGCATGCAGGCCCAGGAAGCCACGATGGGTATCTCACTCAAGGCTTTctgctgcccctctctgggcctcgacTCATTCATGTGTAGAGGGTGCACAGGTAGAGGTCTGATCTGTTTCTGTCTGGCTGGTCTGCTGTGGGATGAGCGTGAAGGTGCTGGATGGGTAGGGGAGTGAGTCCCTAGCTGTGTCCCTTGGCTGTGCAATGGAGATACATTCTCACTGGCTCACCACCAACTGTATGTGTTTAGGGGAAACATGAGAGAAATGATTTAAATACCGAGGCTATATTCCCTTATGCACTGGAGTAAATTTAAGACGGGGACATGAGTCTACCAGCCCCTAAGTATGGCTCGGTTCCCACAGGCCTTGTGTGAGGGAGAGTCTCCAGCTGGACTTCTGGGGTTTGGTGGCGAAAACCTTTCTGGTCCTTAAGGGCTCCTGAATACCAGCCCAAGCTATTTGCGCCtgatcccctcccccccccagcacTGGAGCAAATACTGGCCCTGTGGGGTTTCAGAGAGATGGTACATTCCTGCATTTTAGGGGCAATCGGGGAGATTTTCAGGAGGAATGGGTCATGCAAGATTTTTGCCTTATGTAATCACTTTAGAATAAAAATCCCACCTAAATGTGACTTTGCAACAATGACTGATTTTGCACTAACCCTCCAGCTCTGGGAAGACAAGGGTCATGTATTTCAGTTACCTGTGTCTCCTCAGGGCACAGACTAGTCCTTGGGACATCACAgaagggggtggaaggatgggcgTGTGAATGAGTGATGAATGGGTGGAGAGTGGCCAGATGGGGGGTAACAGATGGACAAGGAGGTTGGGTCGGGGTGTGGATGGGTAGGTGGTAGAAGGGTAGGGGATGGTTGGGTGGGGGACGGTTGGGGGGGTGAGTGGGTGGATATGGCCAGATGGGGGTAGTGGATGGACAAAGGGGTTGGGTAGGTGGGGGGTGGatgggagggtggaggggtgaTGGGATTCTGGTGTTGCCTATCACTAACCCTTTGACCTTGCGCATATCACACCTTTGACTTTGGGGATGATATTCCCTCCTTGCCATGTTCTTGTGAGGAATGAATCCACGAAAGCATGGAGTCTGACGCAAGGATGGGCCTGGCCGAGAACCAGGCCACCTCTCTGACCAGCATCCCCCAAAATGCGCTCACGTAAGAGTAATAGACAGCTTCCCAAAGGACCTGTGTCAAAACAGAACCCATAAAGGGTGCTCCCGAGCGGGAGCGGAACAAAGGGCAAAGAAAGCTGGTGGTCTTGGCAGCTACCTTTCCCTCCTGCCTTTGCCTCCAGGGCAGAAAGAGTCCCCCCTCAGTCCCGCTGCTCCAGCTATGAAACCGGCCCCAAAGGCCACAGTCGGAGCCGCCCTGCCCCACCATCCCCATCCTCCAGGCCTGGGCTCCCCAAACCTCCCAGAGCTGCCGATGCACGCGTGGACCGTCTGCCAAGGCTCAGGAGTGTGGGGCTGCCATTGCCCGAGGTCCAGGAGAAACGAGCGAGGCTGGTCACTGGAATAGAGGTGGATAGGGGCAGGGCCCAGCTTTTCTTACATGACATTACCACCACCCCTCCAAAAAGCTGCATGGTTCCTTTTGTGGACAAGGACCGTGAGACAGAGCCCCGTGGCTGACGTGTGCTGGCTGAGGAGCCGAGAGGCAGGTGGGGTCGCATCAGAGCGCCTGCGGCAGTGGCCGTCGCACGAGACAGGGACCTCCCACCAACCAGCCAACTAGCTCTGCCCCTGCATTCTGACGGTGAGCAAACGGAGTCCCTCATGCTGAGACACTCGGGCTGACCTCCCTCGTGGCCACAGTGATGGTGAGCGGGACAGGGCCCTCCCTGCTGCGTCTTCACAGAGAGAATGAGGACCTTGTCTGGGGAACGGAAGGCAgttcctgcttcctcccccaaACAGCCCCCAAATGCCCTGAGCTGAGACCCTTGAGGGCGGGGGGCACTGTAGCTTGCCCCCAGGACGAGTAGCCCCCTCTCGCAGGCTCCTGCTAGAATGGGGCACAGAAAAGCTCATATAAGCCTCCTCCGCTCTGAGTGACAGGGTCCCTATTTTGTCTCCAAAATCTCCAAGTCAACAGGGACAGCTGACAAGGACAGGGAGGTGATGTGCTTCCATGTAAGGCTGTGCCTTGGGCTTtgctctgggccctgggctggggaggccaggggagggtCAGGAGAGTGGATGCTGGGTCCCAGGTGTGGCCCGCCTGCATGACCACAGGCTGGCTCCTCTCCGTCCCTCTGAGCCCCTGCATGATCTGGGCCTCTGTTATCCCCTGAGCCCATCGGCCaccactctccctctgtctccctcacccCAGCTCTAGCCAAATTCGTCTCTGTGCTACTCCTGCAATACCTGCATGCCtctcacctcaggacctttgcacggGCTGTTCCTGCTGCCTGAAACATTCTACCTCACTTGCCAATCAAAGAGTTCTGCCAACAGAGCAAGAGGACAGAGGAGCAGCCCCATTGCTGCCCATGTCCAGCTGGGTGACCCTGGACGGGCTCTTCACTTCCCGATGCCACGGACTCCTCTTCTGCAAAGCAGGACCTACTGGGAGGGGCTGACACGAGCAAGAAGCCCACCCGTGGAGCCAGCACagggggaggacagagaaggCTGTTGGGAACACTTATTTAAAGAACGAAGATGGCTGTGACGTGACCATAATTCTCAACCCTTCCGTTTCAAAAGCTCCCCCTTTTCTATTGATATGCATTCTTATTAGGTCAGAAATCAGgctttattaatatttcataCAGAAACTGCCAAGAGTACCTGGAGaaggaaatgattaaataatagagaaatagTAGAAATAGATAGCTCTCTAGATTTAAAGAAAGATGGAAACACTCAGATGGCCAAGGCCCGCAGCACATCAGAGTTTGGAAAGAACCCATACCTCAGGTTGTTACCATGTTCCTGTCTGCGGTCACCTTTGCCAAGAGCAAGTCAAAAACCATTCTGGTGAAAATGCTGAGCCAAGCTGGGACAGGTTACGCCTTCAACACTCAGAGAAGCCGACTATGGGAGAAACTGACTCTCTTGCATTACGATCCACttgtgaaaacaaaagaaaatgtggaacaGAAGAAAATACGTTCCTTCTAAACAACGGATTGAAAACGAATTTGATGGATAAATGAGAATACTGAGGGTGGGATACTGATTCAGAAATTCTGCAGCATGtaataaaagaagaggaaatggcaCGGAATCACTGCCTCCTGTGATTTGAAGGCCATTGTGAAGAAAAACAATGTACTGAAAGAAAGTTCTTCATATTAGGACATATATCATTGcatcacatttatttatctttctggatatttttatagcccttaataaaacatattaaaattaaaaaaaaagaagaacccatACCTCAATGCGTTATAGTGAAGTTCAAGAGTGTCAGAGACAGCAAGGtctaagggagagagagagctgacCCCATGACGAGGGACCAGACTCAGATCGACACCACGCTTTCCAAGGGACCGAGCACGTTGAGAACTGACatgagttttgaagttttcaCAACTGCGCCTGGAACCTGGAGCTTTACATTGTGGCCAGCTGGCAACCGAGTATGAGGGGGTGACCGGGACATTCTCACACACGAGGCCACACGAAGACCCACCTACGGGCAGCAGTCTCGGAGGAAGGACTCAGAGCAGCCCCGGAGAGGCCCCAAGACTCACACGATCAAGGGGTGGTCAAATTCCCAAGTGAAGACTGTTGCCTCCACCCCCAAATCAGTTAAGACCAAGAAAGGAGACAGGGGAGTCATGCCCCTAATGACACGATGGAGAGTATGCAGGCAGTGGGGGGGTGACACATCCGGGACATGAGGTCACAGTAAAGGTCGTgtcttgacagagagacatatgGATCacaattttctttgtaaaaaagaaagcattcacagagaaacacagcaaaaAGCAGGAGACACGCTGAAACCATAAACTTCTCAATAAAAAGACAGAGACTGTTCGTTGGATAAAACTCAAAATCCAGCTGTAAGCTTTTTACAAGAAAGACAACTGAGCCATAAATCAAAGTaatgaaggggaggagggggtgtaTCTGAAATTTGTTGAAGCCGGATGTAGGTCCATGGGAGTTCATTACgctactctgcctacttgtgcaaatgtctgcattttttttctttataaaacatcttttaaaagagtttttttttttaagattatttatttatttatttgacatagagatagagaacacaagtaggcagagtggcaggcagagggagagggagaagcaggctctccgctgagcaggaagccggacgtgggcctcgatcccaagaccccaggatcatgacctgagccgaaggcagacgcttaacgactgagccacccaggcgccccctatttatgcattttagagagagggagagcgagcaagtgcgggggggggggggggggacggggaaggagcagagggagagggggagaaagtcccaagcagactgtgcagagcgtggagcccgatgtgggacccgatgcagggctcgatctcatgaccctgagatcatgacttgagctgaaaccaagagtcagacacaaaatgcactgcgccacccaggctcccctcaaagAATATGTTTTTCACTaagatttctctcttctccaaaagTCCAAGACAGCTGTGAATTGCTAATTCTTACACTGTACCCATCACTTGAACTTTCAAAAATCGCTAAATAGAAATGAGCTTATAGGAACAGGTTTTATTGCGTAGAGATACAAGCATGCCCAATACCTCTGGAAATGCCCCACACTTCTCTTGAGAAAGATCACTGTAAATTGTCAGGGATGAAAAAAGAATTGTGTGTTTGAAtcaaccttttaaaattaaacacaaatacGTACAGAGACTCAAATATCATACGTATAGGCCTATTTCTATGTGTGTACCCTCACAATGCTCCCCGAAATCTTAATCTTGAGGCCATCAACAAGATTGCTAATAACGGTTGCCTCTGGATGCTGAACTCACACAAGGCTCCTTTTTatgcttttcctttccctccgAAAAGATCATGTGTCCTGAGCTGCATGTGCAAAGTCAACAGCTCAGCTGCCTTCTCATCTTTATTAATCAGAGTCCTAGGCCATGGCCAGTGGGAGCCTGTGATGGCTGCCGATAGGGGGCATTCCTAGCCGAAAGGAAAGAAACCCAAGCGCTGGGTCAGCCTGGCAGGGGGATCCCTTGGCAAGCCTGattttcatcagttttggaaACAGCAAACATCATTGGTGGAGCCCATTAGGACCCCCCGCCGGGGACCCAAGAAGAGGACCATGTGTCCACACCCACCaggcgggcaggggtggggctctgctcccaccatcccccccccccccccccccccgcttccatCCACTGAGGGCATTCTGGAGGGACACTGCCCCTGAGAATTTTCAATATTTGCTGCGCTGTTCCATGTGGAAGCTAAAATCCACCTGTGGCTCCTGAGCATCTGGAACGTGCCCAGTGTGGCCgaagaactgaatttttcatttcattgatctttaattaatttaaatttaaacagccatggatggaccttaaaaacatgatgctaagtgaaaggagccaggcATGGAAGGCCACACATTGTCGGATACCATTTCATAGGAAATGTCCACGgtaggcaaatccatggagacagaaagtggatcAATGGTTGCCGGGGAGTGGGAGGAAGTGGGAGTTAGAAATGGCTGCTAGGGAAGGAATGTTCTGGACTCAGGTAGTGAGAAGATGATGGCATGGCATGGTGATTATCCTAAAAACGACTGAAATGCATACCTCAAAagggttcattttattttttttaaagatttatttatttatttgagagagagagggcacacgagcggggggaggggcagagggagagggagacgcagactctctgctgagcagggagcccgatgcggggctcgatcccaggaccccgggatcatgacctgagccgaaggcagatgcttaaccgactgagccgcccaggtgcctaGAAGGGTGCATTTTAGGTTGTGTGaatttatatctcaatttttaaaaactacaaataaatttttaaatagccacataGGCTAGTAGCTATTACATTGGACAGCACAGGTCTGTAAACTTTCGCGGAGGCGTCCAGGCCTTTGATCATCTCCTCTCACCCCAAATTCATGCCTGGTGGGGCTGCTTGGGAGTCTTCCCCGCCACTTCCATGGACTCCTcatccccgccccgcccccccggccccagTGCCTCCACGCCCCCTTGTTCCTGCCCCAGCTGCAGCTTCTCTGACCCCCACCCACGATCCATGGTGTCCCTGGGCTCCTCACCTGCTGCCCCTGGCCCGGGGGGCAGGCTCCTCCCACCAGCTTTGCGTCCTCCCTCCTCCAAGGTCTCCTACAGGGACATCTCGTCCGTGCTCCCTCCGCACTTGGTATAGTGACCCTCAGGTACCTTTACTTGCCACACTCTTCCTATTATTTTGCTCAAAACACACCTGGCAGGGCTATTTCCCTTTGGGCTTTCAGAGAAGGGGGCATCTAAGGCAGGAAGCCACCAGCCCCAACGGCCCCCTCGCTGGGCCGCGGCCTCTGCTGACCCCCGCCGGCCGGAGGTGTGGCCTCGGCGCTGAGCACagggctgggcgggggcggggccacgGGCACAGATCTGCCGTGCAGACGGTGGACAGCCACGATGACACTGTCACGCCTGGTTAGCTGTCCCCGACGTGTCTTCAGGCCCATTCACTCCCGGGCTTCTGGGCTGAGCTCTCCGCCTGGGCACAGCCCGTCCGCcttgggaggggaaggagggaaggtccGCAAGGCCCCCTCTCAAGACCAGCCGCCCATGGGTGCCTGACGGCTCCTGCCTCCCTAAGCCTGAGTTAGGGAGGGCTCTCCCAGGACGTCCCGGGTCCTGCTGGCCACCTGCTCCCAATCCAGCATTTCCCACCTGAGAGCCCCCGCCACACGGTGCGCAGAGCCCAGGGGGACCGTGGGGGGACCTGCTCACtcagggtggggggggcggaaGGAAAGAGGCCCCGCTGAGGGTGGCAGCTCTCCCCACCGCAGGCGGCCAGCACCAGCAGGACTGGTTGTCCCCCAAAGCCTACCCGAACCCGGTGCGAGAGTGGGGGGCAAGCACGTGTGAAAAGGTGCTTCGCTAAACACACAGAAGGCGGCATTGTTTGCCTGCGCCTCGGCGGGGCCAAGTCTGGAAGGGATTCCTGGTAGGAGCACTGATGAGGGCTTACCAAATTCTCAGCACAGCGAGGACCCGGTGATTGATgcagagaaaaacattttcacCAGCCCCCTCATCTGGTTTGTATTAAGAGATTTCcatgcttggattttttttttttttttcccagggtgAAATCGGACGATGGGTCGGGAGCAGAGAAACCACGGAGGGGGACaggcagctgggtggggggaagCCTGACTGAAAGACgtggctgagggggagggaggaagccccCTACCCTCTAGGCCAGCGGGAGACAGAGGCCCAGCCGGGCGGGTAACCCATTGATGATGGAGGCGCTGTGACTGGTGACCggcttcctttctccctttattaAAGTCACAGTGGGTTTGGCAGCAGCAAAGGGGGTGCCTAGGAGCCCTTCCCTGAGGGCAGTGCCACCACACCccctcgcccccctcccccccttgccCCATGCCACGGCCTTGCCCCTTCCTGCTTTGTCTTTTCCCTCAGCACCAGCAGCATCTGATATACCCAGAAGCTTCCCTTTTTGTTTGTCGTCTGTCGCTCTGCTATAGCAGGTAAGACCCAGAGGACAAAAGGGTGGTTGACTGTGTCAGTGAAGGACTGACCCAGTCTTGCCTTCTCCAGCCCCCACCTGGGCGCTGGGTCTGTGTGGCTCCAGCCAGACGGGGGGGTGATCCTTCAGCTTCCCCCtgggctcctctctccctcccaggccTGGAGAGGGTgggcatgagttggggggaag
Proteins encoded in this window:
- the LOC113929200 gene encoding 39S ribosomal protein L33, mitochondrial-like, translated to MFLSAVTFAKSKSKTILVKMLSQAGTGYAFNTQRSRLWEKLTLLHYDPLVKTKENVEQKKIRSF